A region of Sugiyamaella lignohabitans strain CBS 10342 chromosome A, complete sequence DNA encodes the following proteins:
- the ZWF1 gene encoding glucose-6-phosphate dehydrogenase (Glucose-6-phosphate dehydrogenase (G6PD); catalyzes the first step of the pentose phosphate pathway; involved in adapting to oxidative stress; homolog of the human G6PD which is deficient in patients with hemolytic anemia; protein abundance increases in response to DNA replication stress; GO_component: GO:0005737 - cytoplasm [Evidence IDA] [PMID 11914276]; GO_component: GO:0005737 - cytoplasm [Evidence IDA] [PMID 14562095]; GO_function: GO:0050661 - NADP binding [Evidence IEA]; GO_function: GO:0004345 - glucose-6-phosphate dehydrogenase activity [Evidence IEA,IEA]; GO_function: GO:0004345 - glucose-6-phosphate dehydrogenase activity [Evidence IMP] [PMID 2001672]; GO_function: GO:0004345 - glucose-6-phosphate dehydrogenase activity [Evidence IMP] [PMID 2269430]; GO_function: GO:0016491 - oxidoreductase activity [Evidence IEA]; GO_process: GO:0006740 - NADPH regeneration [Evidence IMP] [PMID 2269430]; GO_process: GO:0005975 - carbohydrate metabolic process [Evidence IEA]; GO_process: GO:0045013 - carbon catabolite repression of transcription [Evidence IMP] [PMID 2269430]; GO_process: GO:0006006 - glucose metabolic process [Evidence IEA,IEA]; GO_process: GO:0055114 - oxidation-reduction process [Evidence IEA,IEA]; GO_process: GO:0006098 - pentose-phosphate shunt [Evidence IEA]; GO_process: GO:0009051 - pentose-phosphate shunt, oxidative branch [Evidence IMP] [PMID 7045591]; GO_process: GO:0009051 - pentose-phosphate shunt, oxidative branch [Evidence IMP] [PMID 8299150]; GO_process: GO:0042542 - response to hydrogen peroxide [Evidence IMP] [PMID 7586028]; GO_process: GO:0042542 - response to hydrogen peroxide [Evidence IMP] [PMID 9480895]), whose protein sequence is MDEEEYKKRLSSNFKLFDDNSKKQAKEFLELCTYVHGKYDEDAGFQDLEKHVRELEKPSLDKGLKRDRLYYLALPPSVFGTVTAHLKKNNYPGDEGHAKVIIEKPFGHDLESSRVLQKAIAPVWTEDEVYRIDHYLGKEMVKNILALRFANQFFNASWNRQNIACVQISFKEPFGTEGRGGYFDEIGIIRDVMQNHLLQVLSLIAMERPVSFAPEDIRDEKVKVLKAIPPIELSQTILGQYDRSEDGAKPAYTDDETVPKGSKAVTFAALQLSINNDRWEGVPFILKAGKALDEAKVEIRIQFKDVAQGIFQNIARNELVLRIQPKEAIYLKMNAKYPGLGTRTVVTDLDLSYHRRYSDLKIPEAYEALILDALKGDHSNFVRDDELDVSWKIFTPLLHKIDSKDEDVKVEKYAYGSRGPASVNQFLADRGYVRDNTKSYQWPVTKGNL, encoded by the coding sequence ATGGACGAGGAGGAGTATAAGAAGAGGCTGTCGTCCAACTTTAAGTTGTTCGATGATAACTCGAAGAAACAGGCCAAGGAGTTTCTTGAACTGTGTACCTATGTTCATGGTAAATATGACGAGGATGCCGGGTTCCAGGATTTGGAAAAGCATGTGCGTGAGTTGGAAAAGCCTTCTCTTGATAAGGGCTTGAAGAGGGACAgattatattatttggcACTTCCACCCTCTGTATTCGGCACAGTCACCGCtcacttgaagaagaacaactACCCCGGTGACGAGGGTCATGCCAAGGTCATTATCGAAAAGCCCTTCGGCCACGATTTAGAGTCGTCGCGTGTGCTGCAGAAGGCCATTGCTCCTGTATGGACCGAGGACGAGGTATACCGTATTGACCACTATCTTGGTAAGGAAATGGTCAAGAACATTCTTGCTCTGCGATTTGCCAACCAGTTTTTCAACGCCTCATGGAACCGTCAAAACATTGCTTGTGTACAGATCTCGTTTAAGGAACCATTTGGTACTGAGGGACGTGGTGGTTATTTCGATGAGATCGGAATTATCCGAGATGTCATGCAAAACCACTTATTGCAAGTGTTGTCGTTGATTGCTATGGAGAGACCTGTTTCGTTTGCTCCTGAAGATATTCGTGACGAAAAGGTCAAGGTGTTAAAGGCCATTCCTCCTATTGAGCTTTCACAGACTATATTGGGACAATACGACCGATCCGAGGACGGAGCCAAGCCCGCTTATACTGATGATGAGACAGTTCCTAAGGGATCCAAGGCCGTGACTTTTGCTGCTTTGCAATTGTCGATCAACAACGACAGATGGGAGGGTGTTCCATTTATTCTCAAGGCCGGTAAGGCTCTTGACGAGGCCAAGGTCGAGATCCGTATTCAATTCAAAGATGTGGCTCAGGGCATTTTCCAGAACATTGCTCGTAACGAGCTTGTATTGAGAATCCAGCCCAAGGAAGCCATCTATCTCAAGATGAACGCCAAGTACCCTGGTTTGGGAACTCGTACTGTTGTGACCGACCTTGATTTGTCGTACCACCGCCGTTACTCGGACCTCAAGATCCCTGAGGCCTATGAAGCTCTGATTCTCGACGCTCTCAAGGGCGACCACTCGAACTTCGTGCGCGACGATGAGCTCGACGTTTCCTGGAAGATCTTCACTCCCTTACTACACAAAATCGACTCCAAGGACGAAGATGTCAAGGTCGAAAAGTACGCCTACGGCTCGCGCGGTCCTGCCAGCGTCAACCAGTTCCTTGCCGACCGAGGCTACGTCCGAGACAACACTAAGAGCTACCAGTGGCCTGTCACCAAGGGCAACCTCTAA
- the GNA1 gene encoding glucosamine 6-phosphate N-acetyltransferase (Glucosamine-6-phosphate acetyltransferase; evolutionarily conserved; required for multiple cell cycle events including passage through START, DNA synthesis, and mitosis; involved in UDP-N-acetylglucosamine synthesis, forms GlcNAc6P from AcCoA; GO_component: GO:0005737 - cytoplasm [Evidence IDA] [PMID 14562095]; GO_component: GO:0005634 - nucleus [Evidence IDA] [PMID 14562095]; GO_function: GO:0008080 - N-acetyltransferase activity [Evidence IEA]; GO_function: GO:0004343 - glucosamine 6-phosphate N-acetyltransferase activity [Evidence IEA]; GO_function: GO:0004343 - glucosamine 6-phosphate N-acetyltransferase activity [Evidence IDA] [PMID 9867860]; GO_function: GO:0016740 - transferase activity [Evidence IEA]; GO_function: GO:0016746 - transferase activity, transferring acyl groups [Evidence IEA]; GO_process: GO:0006048 - UDP-N-acetylglucosamine biosynthetic process [Evidence IEA]; GO_process: GO:0006048 - UDP-N-acetylglucosamine biosynthetic process [Evidence IDA,IMP] [PMID 9867860]) translates to MSTTMASSSSVTYYPPSKEIPLFHPSLIPRSVTRELPAGYTMRPIRAADYDRGVLDVLRVLTTVGDIQREEFEAQFNYWFKHNDTYFTLVIVNEFDRVVGVGSAVVERKLIHKCGNVTHIEDIAVARSEQGKKLGLHIIHALTDIGKSQGAYKVILDCSEDNVRFYEKCGFVRVGVEMSLKFGEIPKPSL, encoded by the coding sequence ATGTCTACTACCATggcttcatcatcatctgtCACATACTATCCTCCTAGTAAGGAGATTCCTCTGTTCCACCCATCTCTCATTCCCAGATCCGTGACTCGCGAACTTCCAGCTGGATACACCATGAGACCCATTCGTGCTGCCGACTACGACCGTGGTGTTCTGGACGTTTTGCGGGTTCTCACCACAGTTGGAGACATCCAACGCGAGGAGTTCGAGGCTCAATTCAACTACTGGTTCAAGCACAACGACACTTATTTCACGCTGGTCATTGTTAATGAGTTTGACCGTGTTGTCGGTGTTGGCTCTGCCGTTGTTGAGAGAAAGCTCATCCACAAGTGTGGTAACGTCACCCATATCGAAGACATTGCCGTTGCCCGTTCAGAACAGGGCAAGAAGCTGGGACTCCATATCATCCACGCTCTGACTGACATCGGCAAGTCTCAAGGCGCATACAAGGTCATTCTCGACTGCTCGGAAGACAACGTGCGATTCTACGAGAAGTGTGGTTTCGTGCGTGTCGGTGTCGAGATGTCGCTCAAGTTCGGCGAGATCCCCAAGCCCTCGCTCTAA
- the NAR1 gene encoding Nar1p (Subunit of the cytosolic iron-sulfur (FeS) protein assembly machinery; required for maturation of cytosolic and nuclear FeS proteins and for normal resistance to oxidative stress; deficiency results in shortened lifespan and sensitivity to paraquat; homologous to human Narf; GO_component: GO:0005737 - cytoplasm [Evidence IEA,IEA]; GO_component: GO:0005829 - cytosol [Evidence IDA] [PMID 15103330]; GO_component: GO:0016020 - membrane [Evidence IDA] [PMID 15103330]; GO_component: GO:0005634 - nucleus [Evidence IEA,IEA]; GO_function: GO:0051539 - 4 iron, 4 sulfur cluster binding [Evidence IEA]; GO_function: GO:0008901 - ferredoxin hydrogenase activity [Evidence ISS] [PMID 10514485]; GO_function: GO:0051536 - iron-sulfur cluster binding [Evidence IEA]; GO_function: GO:0051536 - iron-sulfur cluster binding [Evidence IDA] [PMID 19385603]; GO_function: GO:0046872 - metal ion binding [Evidence IEA]; GO_process: GO:0016226 - iron-sulfur cluster assembly [Evidence IMP] [PMID 15103330]; GO_process: GO:0016226 - iron-sulfur cluster assembly [Evidence IMP] [PMID 19385603]): MSTILSADDLNDFISPGVACIKPVEVEKSNETGRAEIEIGIDGIPMEVSQDSGEKKSLKSAQISLSDCLACSGCITSAETVLVSMQSHSEVLSALEKNSQLPVTSPDRKIFVASISHQVRVSLAAAFDLSVSEVDNKLRDLLVTRLGFRYVIGTEIGRAIALEHAAIEVSEKSSGTGPVLCSSCPGWTCYVEKTHAHMIPYLSKVKSAQQITGTLIKEIISRQTGIKKNNIYHVSIMPCFDKKLEAARAEFGEGNADSEDEVRDVDCVITSKEIVQLLIEKDIPFESLSSQTLPQLSEKALSPDGWPYQHQWLSHQGTSSGGYLEHVIARLIHTRSKNPSNTSIQVIPGKNADIVEYHVQEDGQTIARVAQIYGFRNIQNLVRKLKPASSSASGAVRKSRVVVSRRAASSANGTHNSIVATQDPSKLDYVEVMACPGGCINGGGQIGKPDTVTAKEWKDKLEHLYSAIAQTEITRAQTNQWIEQLWLASHPTDMSRLLTANYQAIAPPEPTESTAAITLGTKW; this comes from the coding sequence ATGAGTACTATTTTGTCTGCGGACGACCTGAATGACTTCATATCACCAGGAGTGGCGTGTATCAAGCCTGTAGAGGTTGAAAAGTCGAATGAAACGGGACGAGCAGAGATTGAAATTGGTATAGATGGCATTCCTATGGAAGTGTCACAAGATAGCGGCGAGAAAAAGTCATTGAAATCAGCACAGATCAGTCTTAGTGACTGTTTGGCATGTAGTGGTTGTATAACTTCAGCAGAAACAGTACTGGTTTCGATGCAGAGCCACAGTGAGGTTCTATCTGCTCTAGAGAAGAACAGTCAGTTACCAGTAACCAGTCCCGACAGAAAGATCTTTGTTGCTTCTATCAGTCACCAAGTACGAGTCtcactagcagcagcgtTTGATCTGTCTGTTTCTGAAGTTGATAACAAACTACGAGACCTACTAGTGACGAGGCTTGGATTCAGATATGTCATTGGTACTGAGATAGGGCGGGCTATAGCACTTGAACACGCAGCAATCGAAGTTTCTGAGAAATCTAGTGGTACAGGACCAGTACTCTGTAGCTCATGTCCAGGATGGACATGCTACGTAGAAAAGACACATGCTCATATGATTCCATACCTATCAAAAGTCAAGTCCGCTCAGCAAATCACCGGTACCTTGATCAAAGAAATTATATCCAGACAAACAGGtatcaaaaagaacaataTATACCATGTGAGCATAATGCCGTGTTTCGACAAGAAACTCGAGGCGGCACGAGCAGAGTTTGGCGAAGGTAATGCCGACTCGGAGGACGAGGTGCGCGATGTGGACTGTGTTATTACGTCCAAAGAAATCGTCCAGCTTTTAATTGAAAAGGATATTCCCTTCGAGTCGCTGTCATCTCAGACACTTCCCCAACTATCAGAAAAAGCACTTTCTCCTGACGGATGGCCATACCAACACCAGTGGTTATCTCACCAGGGAACATCATCAGGAGGATACCTCGAACATGTGATTGCACGACTTATCCAcaccagaagcaaaaaCCCGTCCAACACAAGCATCCAGGTTATTCCTGGCAAAAACGCCGACATTGTCGAGTACCACGTGCAAGAAGACGGCCAGACTATTGCTCGAGTAGCACAAATCTACGGTTTCAGAAACATCCAGAACCTAGTGCGAAAACTCAAACcagcctcttcatctgCATCAGGAGCGGTCAGAAAATCCCGAGTTGTAGTCTCACGACGGgcagcatcatcagcaaACGGTACACACAACTCCATCGTGGCTACTCAAGACCCCTCGAAACTGGACTACGTCGAAGTCATGGCGTGTCCTGGCGGGTGTATCAACGGCGGCGGTCAAATCGGCAAACCCGACACTGTCACTGCCAAAGAATGGAAAGATAAACTCGAGCATCTCTACTCAGCCATCGCCCAAACAGAGATCACAAGAGCTCAAACCAACCAATGGATCGAGCAACTATGGCTGGCATCTCACCCCACCGACATGTCACGCCTACTCACCGCCAACTACCAGGCCATCGCACCACCAGAACCCACCGAGTCCACAGCCGCCATCACTCTAGGTACCAAGTGGTAG
- the YME2 gene encoding Yme2p (Integral inner mitochondrial membrane protein; role in maintaining mitochondrial nucleoid structure and number; mutants exhibit an increased rate of mitochondrial DNA escape; shows some sequence similarity to exonucleases; GO_component: GO:0016021 - integral component of membrane [Evidence IEA]; GO_component: GO:0031305 - integral component of mitochondrial inner membrane [Evidence IDA] [PMID 8649384]; GO_component: GO:0016020 - membrane [Evidence IEA]; GO_component: GO:0005743 - mitochondrial inner membrane [Evidence IEA,IEA]; GO_component: GO:0005739 - mitochondrion [Evidence IEA]; GO_component: GO:0005739 - mitochondrion [Evidence IDA] [PMID 16823961]; GO_function: GO:0003723 - RNA binding [Evidence IEA]; GO_function: GO:0003674 - molecular_function [Evidence ND]; GO_function: GO:0003676 - nucleic acid binding [Evidence IEA]; GO_function: GO:0000166 - nucleotide binding [Evidence IEA]; GO_process: GO:0006397 - mRNA processing [Evidence IEA]; GO_process: GO:0000002 - mitochondrial genome maintenance [Evidence IMP] [PMID 8514129]) gives MSIAMRYLVSGAGLCRIARTSSCRVMTTITDARTPGTRLQQRHLMFTRLYATDPKLEQKKGTAEKSGTATSADNSDGVVESNETKADKAAEKDVDQAPVSDDVAGGATNSRPTTSSGSPIPDPTAPEDITNPLATVKVSPGSPDTNENPTKATGETTKAVESGIAGVAPATDANSDDGSDSVKAEPLTEDQENPEQTTGVIEKDSHQGIIYYDRMYPSITRLVYVRKFLIQFTYLGNKTKLADTIKKISFPEDLPLEIINLIPRERDGGVFVTYQIDKSSVDVKTAEKAIYEKLEKAKYTPWFAPFTPVRGFPVKGSPWIEDLRRFTSNQLKATFEGPDLSQETLYSLLRRYGPIIDIVPPAPGTKDLPRSAKVIFSKYIDAATARNCITGIKVDDTRLHISFESVDHKNIVKDFVLNHTRIVVPILIAIVAGLAVMIFEPIRVWCIERHIHGSSLQLEKLRGVFGFDKLFALWDFIASGGRRRFSLFKRTPTDTGVSHLWDDRVKSIEDLKQWLREGQCTFIVVSGPRGGGKEQLVLEHAVKDHDNVLTIDCDNLVRVRGDSAFVKAAANEICYHPVFPWKNSLANYLDVISQGLSGQKTGFAESTEAQFKDMLSSAAIALQKVALHDHDPNMDSAENYLQIHPEKKPVVVINHFLSRYEATNPFVYKLIADWCAQLIRANVAHVIFITSDVSYEKVLSPALPNQVFKSLFVGDASADSARSFVLRQIEVANKDNSKDDENSDTQEKDGKEKQQKVTINEIQELDEALEPLGGRLTDLQAFARRLKTGDTPDVALRDMINQSATEVLQMYLNKESSEWTSEQVWVLIKKFAEYEDEVPLGVLRQDPCFKTADNLKAISALEHNEMISAHTVGGRIVSLRPGKPLYTAAFQLLAKDKSLEALMETNILNTAVSKEESNINKYETELALLSKLPSRWEIKGRVNYLSAKLLISQKNIEDFEKKLAAFKGVIVQERSKN, from the coding sequence ATGTCAATTGCGATGCGATATTTAGTATCAGGGGCTGGACTGTGTCGAATAGCACGGACCAGCTCCTGTCGTGTCATGACAACGATTACGGACGCCAGAACCCCTGGAACAAGACTTCAGCAACGCCATCTCATGTTTACTAGGTTATATGCTACTGATCCAAAACTTGAGCAAAAGAAGGGAACAGCCGAGAAGAGTGGAACTGCTACTTCAGCTGATAACTCGGATGGGGTAGTCGAGTCTAATGAAACAAAAGCTGATAAAGCTGCGGAGAAAGATGTCGATCAAGCCCCTGTCTCTGACGATGTCGCAGGTGGTGCGACCAATTCTCGGCCTACAACTTCTTCAGGCTCTCCTATTCCTGATCCCACGGCACCTGAAGATATTACAAATCCACTGGCCACCGTAAAGGTGTCACCAGGTAGTCCTGATACCAACGAGAATCCTACAAAAGCCACTGGTGAAACCACAAAGGCTGTAGAGAGTGGTATTGCCGGAGTAGCACCTGCTACCGATGCAAATAGCGATGATGGATCTGATTCTGTCAAAGCCGAACCATTAACGGAGGATCAAGAAAATCCTGAACAAACTACTGGTGTAATTGAAAAAGACTCTCACCAAGGAATTATCTATTACGACAGAATGTACCCTTCAATTACAAGGCTGGTCTATGTAAGAAAGTTCCTAATTCAGTTCACCTACCTCGGAAATAAAACTAAATTGGCTGATACAATTAAAAAGATATCATTCCCAGAAGATTTGCCTTTGGAAATTATCAACCTGATCCCTCGTGAGAGAGACGGCGGTGTATTTGTTACATATCAAATCGACAAATCCAGCGTTGATGTCaagactgctgaaaaggctATCTACGAAAAGCTTGAAAAGGCCAAGTATACTCCCTGGTTTGCACCATTTACCCCAGTTCGTGGATTTCCTGTCAAGGGTTCGCCTTGGATTGAAGACTTAAGAAGATTCACTTCTAATCAATTGAAGGCTACTTTCGAGGGACCAGATTTAAGCCAGGAGACCTTGTACTCACTGCTTAGAAGATATGGTCCTAtaattgatattgttcCTCCCGCTCCTGGTACGAAAGACCTGCCAAGATCAGCCAAAGTAATCTTCTCCAAATACATCGATGCTGCCACGGCTCGTAACTGTATAACGGGTATCAAGGTGGATGACACTAGACTCCATATTTCGTTTGAATCGGTTGACCACAAGAACATTGTCAAAGACTTTGTCCTTAATCACACTCGAATTGTCGTTCCTATTCTGATTGCAATTGTAGCTGGTTTGGCTGTGATGATTTTCGAACCCATCCGAGTCTGGTGCATTGAACGCCATATTCATGGCTCGTCTCTGCAGTTAGAAAAGCTTCGAGGTGTTTTCGGATTCGACAAGTTATTTGCTTTATGGGATTTCATTGCTAGCGGTGGTCGGAGGAGATTCTCACTTTTCAAGCGTACGCCAACTGATACTGGTGTGTCGCATTTGTGGGACGACAGGGTCAAGAGCATTGAGGATCTTAAGCAATGGCTTCGTGAGGGTCAATGTACATTTATAGTTGTCTCAGGTCCAAGAGGAGGTGGAAAAGAACAACTTGTACTTGAACACGCAGTTAAAGATCATGACAATGTACTAACGATTGACTGTGATAACTTGGTTAGAGTTCGTGGAGACTCGGCATTCGTAAAAGCTGCAGCAAATGAAATCTGTTATCATCCAGTATTTCCTTGGAAGAATAGTCTTGCAAATTACTTGGACGTAATCTCACAGGGTCTCAGTGGACAGAAAACAGGTTTTGCAGAGTCAACAGAAGCACAATTCAAAGATATGCTGAGCAGTGCAGCCATTGCCCTTCAGAAGGTAGCCCTTCATGACCACGATCCTAATATGGATTCTGCGGAAAATTACCTTCAAATCCATCCTGAAAAAAAGCCGGTGGTTGTAATCAACCATTTCTTGAGTAGATACGAGGCCACCAATCCATTCGTGTATAAGCTCATAGCCGACTGGTGTGCTCAGCTTATCCGCGCTAACGTCGCACACGTCATTTTCATTACTAGTGATGTCAGCTACGAAAAGGTTTTGTCACCAGCTCTTCCAAATCAAGTATTCAAATCGCTATTTGTGGGAGACGCGAGTGCCGATTCAGCAAGAAGCTTTGTGCTACGACAGATTGAGGTCGCCAACAAGGATAACAGCAAAGATGACGAGAACAGCGACACACAAGAAAAGGATGGAAAGGAGAAACAACAGAAAGTGACGATTAATGAGATTCAAGAGCTAGACGAAGCATTGGAACCATTAGGTGGAAGACTGACAGACCTGCAAGCTTTTGCGCGACGTTTGAAGACTGGTGACACTCCAGACGTGGCTCTGAGAGATATGATTAACCAAAGTGCAACTGAAGTTCTCCAAATGTATCTCAACAAAGAGTCATCCGAATGGACAAGTGAACAAGTGTGGGTCCTGATTAAGAAGTTTGCTGAATACGAAGATGAGGTGCCTCTAGGAGTGCTTAGACAGGACCCCTGCTTCaagactgctgataatTTAAAGGCAATTTCAGCTCTCGAACATAATGAAATGATCTCGGCTCACACAGTAGGTGGACGTATTGTATCTCTACGACCGGGAAAACCTCTCTATACAGCGGCATTCCAGTTGCTGGCAAAAGATAAATCACTTGAGGCCTTGATGGAAACCAATATTCTGAACACAGCGGTTAGCAAAGAAGAGAGTAATATCAACAAGTATGAAACGGAGCTGGCCCTGTTGTCTAAGCTGCCTAGTCGGTGGGAGATCAAGGGCAGAGTCAACTATCTCTCTGCTAAACTCCTTATCAGCCAAAAGAACATTGAAGATTTCGAGAAGAAACTGGCGGCATTCAAGGGTGTCATTGTGCAAGAGAGATCAAAAAATTGA